The Enterococcus sp. 7F3_DIV0205 genome has a window encoding:
- the menB gene encoding 1,4-dihydroxy-2-naphthoyl-CoA synthase, which produces MRNWTTIKEYEEILFEQEGKVAKITINRPQVHNAFTPKTVMEMIDAFNISRDKQDVGVIILTGAGDKAFCSGGDQKVRGHGGYVGEDSVPRLNVLDLQRLIRVIPKPVIAMVKGYSIGGGNVLQLVCDLTIAADNAKFGQTGPNVGSFDGGYGSGYLARVVGHKKAKEVWFLCKQYSAEEALDMGWINTVVPLAEVEDVTMEWAEEMLKKSPLALRMIKASLNADTDGLAGIQQLAGDATLLYYTMDEAKEGRDSFKEKRDPDFDQFPKFP; this is translated from the coding sequence ATGAGAAACTGGACAACAATCAAAGAATACGAAGAAATTTTATTTGAGCAAGAAGGTAAAGTGGCGAAGATCACAATCAATCGTCCTCAAGTACACAATGCTTTTACTCCAAAAACAGTCATGGAAATGATCGATGCATTCAACATTAGCCGTGATAAACAAGATGTTGGCGTGATTATTTTAACTGGTGCAGGCGATAAAGCATTTTGTTCTGGCGGCGATCAGAAAGTTCGTGGTCACGGTGGTTATGTAGGGGAAGATAGTGTTCCTCGTTTGAATGTATTAGATTTACAACGTTTGATTCGTGTGATTCCAAAACCTGTCATTGCGATGGTCAAAGGCTATTCGATCGGTGGTGGGAACGTACTTCAACTTGTTTGTGATTTGACGATTGCAGCAGATAACGCTAAATTCGGGCAAACAGGACCTAATGTTGGTAGTTTTGATGGTGGATATGGATCTGGCTATTTAGCGCGTGTGGTTGGTCATAAGAAAGCCAAAGAAGTTTGGTTCCTATGCAAACAATACTCAGCGGAAGAAGCGTTGGATATGGGGTGGATCAATACGGTCGTACCTTTAGCTGAAGTAGAAGATGTAACGATGGAATGGGCCGAAGAAATGTTGAAGAAAAGCCCACTTGCATTGCGTATGATCAAAGCTTCTCTAAATGCCGATACAGATGGTTTGGCTGGAATCCAGCAATTAGCAGGAGACGCAACGTTACTTTATTATACAATGGATGAAGCCAAAGAAGGACGCGATTCATTTAAAGAAAAACGTGATCCTGATTTCGACCAATTCCCTAAATTTCCATAA
- a CDS encoding o-succinylbenzoate--CoA ligase — protein MCSWLQKQVNERPDQPAFYWQDEVWSFTEIAQEVKQWAESFSSKIPNKEKRVALFSRNSKEMYFSILALWELGKELVLLNTHLSLQELHYQLTDAEVNLVVVSTESTAFLSELDQLKQIEMTKSNPLKGTAATENTSIYQLDGTASIMYTSGTTGNPKGVVQCFSNHLASALATQENMNITADDCWLCPVPLFHISGLSIIIRQLVLGCSLRLYSKFDAKMVTNDLAKGRGTVISVVAVMLQELLENYPKAGYSSNFKAMLLGGGPISPKALEKCESHGIRVIQSYGMTETCSQVVALGFEDAAEKIGSAGKPLMGMAVKIIDDNEKKLQPNEVGEILLKGKNVVYRYLNGDQWQMVKWTADGWFKTGDMGYLDEEGYLYLVSRLSELIISGGENIYPTEIEHVIQEFPGVKEVAVIGESDEKWGAVPVAYIVGEPTITVEKLNEFAENYLAKYKLPKRIYLCHSLPKTASGKLAKHRLTTIEREAFLSK, from the coding sequence ATGTGCAGTTGGCTACAAAAACAAGTAAATGAACGACCAGATCAGCCTGCTTTTTATTGGCAGGATGAAGTTTGGTCGTTTACTGAAATAGCTCAAGAAGTCAAGCAATGGGCAGAATCGTTTTCATCAAAGATACCGAATAAAGAAAAACGAGTTGCTTTATTTAGTCGTAATTCAAAAGAAATGTATTTTTCGATTTTAGCTTTGTGGGAATTAGGTAAAGAGTTAGTTTTATTAAATACACATTTAAGCTTACAGGAACTCCACTACCAATTGACCGATGCAGAGGTGAATCTGGTGGTGGTTTCTACTGAAAGTACAGCATTTCTTTCTGAATTAGATCAATTAAAACAGATTGAAATGACAAAATCCAATCCCCTTAAAGGAACAGCAGCAACTGAAAATACGTCTATCTATCAGCTTGATGGGACAGCTTCAATTATGTACACGTCAGGTACGACGGGAAATCCAAAAGGTGTTGTGCAGTGTTTCAGTAATCATTTGGCTAGTGCTTTGGCGACACAAGAAAACATGAATATTACAGCAGATGATTGTTGGCTTTGCCCAGTCCCACTATTTCATATTAGTGGATTATCGATCATCATTCGCCAGTTAGTATTAGGATGTAGTCTCCGTTTATATAGTAAATTTGACGCAAAAATGGTGACAAACGATCTAGCAAAAGGTCGTGGGACCGTGATTTCTGTTGTGGCAGTTATGCTACAAGAGTTACTAGAAAACTATCCTAAGGCAGGCTATAGCTCAAATTTTAAAGCGATGCTGCTTGGCGGTGGACCGATTTCGCCTAAAGCGTTGGAAAAATGTGAAAGCCATGGTATACGTGTGATCCAATCATATGGAATGACAGAAACCTGTTCCCAAGTTGTAGCATTAGGTTTTGAAGATGCTGCAGAAAAAATAGGATCAGCTGGTAAGCCTTTGATGGGAATGGCAGTCAAAATCATTGATGACAACGAGAAAAAATTGCAGCCAAATGAGGTTGGGGAGATTCTTCTAAAAGGGAAGAATGTTGTTTACAGGTATTTAAATGGAGATCAATGGCAGATGGTAAAGTGGACAGCAGATGGTTGGTTTAAAACGGGTGATATGGGGTATCTCGATGAAGAAGGATATCTGTATTTAGTCAGTCGTTTAAGTGAGTTGATCATCTCAGGTGGTGAGAATATTTATCCTACAGAAATCGAACATGTTATCCAAGAGTTTCCAGGTGTAAAAGAAGTTGCCGTAATTGGCGAATCTGATGAAAAATGGGGCGCTGTTCCTGTGGCCTATATTGTTGGCGAACCGACGATCACAGTAGAAAAACTAAATGAATTTGCTGAAAATTATTTGGCAAAGTATAAACTACCTAAACGAATTTACTTATGCCATTCTCTACCAAAAACAGCTAGTGGAAAATTAGCGAAGCACCGCTTAACAACAATAGAAAGGGAGGCTTTTTTAAGCAAATGA
- a CDS encoding isochorismate synthase, whose product MSIPKELEQAYENGYRQFSWIKEINENTDSLRTLFEKGQKTFKGVRFYWQTPDKNFTLVGFGKEQELTYDQATFEQVDAFILAEKEKIYQNHSMTGTGAILFGGFAFDSKQMKQNDWGKMEQGLFYLPTFLITETDGKRYLSMNFSAENKEILQQKWLELTEQFTELMTVQLLEKNVPLQIKAEEIAVSEWMSVVDQTVAKLREAGPLEKVVLARRMEVKSDRPFQADVILKNLQQQQTNTYFFVLESDEHIFIGATPERLLQASATTFSTASIAGSVSRGTTEVQDKALGNYLLNDMKNRQEHKIVVDRIIKELEWMTGTTIHPQQPQLLKNRDIQHLHLAIEGQRQVEYRFLKGIQQLHPTPALGGEPKELALKWLKEHECLDRGLYGAPIGWVAIKEDIGEFAVGIRSAVLSENIGYLYAGCGIVKDSQVEQERVETKIKFQPMLRGIGGDDHDKSK is encoded by the coding sequence ATGAGCATTCCTAAAGAATTAGAACAAGCATATGAAAATGGCTATCGCCAATTTAGCTGGATTAAAGAAATAAATGAAAATACAGATTCTTTGCGTACTTTATTTGAGAAGGGACAAAAAACGTTTAAAGGTGTCCGTTTTTATTGGCAAACACCTGACAAAAATTTTACGCTAGTCGGCTTCGGTAAAGAGCAAGAACTGACCTATGATCAAGCTACTTTTGAACAGGTGGATGCATTTATTTTAGCAGAAAAAGAAAAAATATATCAAAATCATTCGATGACTGGAACAGGAGCTATTTTATTTGGTGGATTTGCTTTTGATAGCAAACAAATGAAGCAGAATGACTGGGGCAAGATGGAACAAGGATTATTTTACTTACCCACCTTTTTAATTACAGAAACCGATGGCAAACGGTATCTTTCGATGAATTTCAGTGCAGAAAATAAAGAAATATTACAGCAAAAATGGCTAGAACTTACAGAACAATTCACAGAACTAATGACTGTTCAGTTGCTAGAAAAGAATGTCCCTTTACAAATAAAGGCAGAAGAAATCGCTGTATCTGAATGGATGTCTGTTGTGGATCAAACTGTAGCAAAACTGAGGGAAGCAGGACCTTTAGAGAAAGTCGTTTTAGCTAGACGGATGGAAGTGAAAAGTGATCGTCCATTCCAAGCAGATGTGATTTTAAAAAATCTTCAGCAGCAGCAAACAAACACCTATTTTTTTGTTTTAGAATCAGATGAGCATATATTTATTGGTGCTACTCCAGAACGCTTATTACAGGCTTCTGCAACGACATTTTCGACAGCAAGTATCGCTGGTTCTGTTTCACGTGGAACAACAGAGGTACAAGACAAGGCGTTAGGGAATTATTTATTGAATGATATGAAAAATCGGCAAGAACATAAAATCGTTGTAGATAGAATCATCAAAGAATTAGAATGGATGACGGGTACTACGATTCACCCGCAACAGCCGCAATTATTAAAGAATCGTGATATTCAGCACCTTCACCTAGCCATTGAAGGACAACGACAAGTTGAATACCGTTTTCTAAAAGGAATCCAGCAATTACATCCGACCCCAGCTTTGGGTGGAGAACCAAAGGAGTTAGCGTTGAAGTGGCTTAAAGAACATGAATGTTTGGACCGAGGTTTGTATGGTGCTCCAATTGGTTGGGTTGCAATCAAGGAAGATATAGGAGAATTTGCTGTTGGAATTCGTTCTGCAGTACTTTCAGAGAATATCGGTTATTTATACGCTGGCTGTGGTATTGTGAAAGATTCTCAAGTAGAGCAAGAAAGAGTTGAGACAAAAATCAAATTTCAACCGATGTTAAGAGGAATAGGTGGGGATGATCATGACAAATCAAAGTGA
- the menD gene encoding 2-succinyl-5-enolpyruvyl-6-hydroxy-3-cyclohexene-1-carboxylic-acid synthase — translation MTNQSEMTNYLQTFVEGMISSGVEQAVISPGSRSTPLALLLHRQEKIETFIEVDERSAAFFALGLSKASSKPVALLCTSGTAAANYYPAICEASASHVPLIILTTDRPHELRQVGAPQAMDQFHLFQSHVKEFIEMAIPEGTNVMLDYAYWQGMRVTDTACQTPKGPIHLNFPLREPLLPDLNQSLSVERQTEIFAGQKQLSEEQLLKCVAAWQEKKGVLVVGGSHTLEEAEVFIELAETLNWPIISDPLANITSCSKDSSLIMSYADLFIQEVEMKLYPEVVVRFGMLPISKNTMLWLQSLNETTTIYFVDETGEWQDQLKQTQVAIQAEEQIFAEAITDKIKTKTSDSWRNQWVDWQETTEQQLAELSEMKTLNETTASILVHKKMAKNGQLFVSNSNAIRFLDRFTASENNHYHLFGNRGINGIDGIVSTALGMCAINPDRQNVLLIGDLAMYHDMNGLLLAKRYNLPLTIVLLNNNGGGIFSFLSQRQLRPDDFEPIFGTPIDLDFSLVAQLYGADYVKAESLEQLELVLEATQKQPKFQMIEVVGNRQENVLLYEKVISGLKEKLGKK, via the coding sequence ATGACAAATCAAAGTGAAATGACAAATTATCTACAAACGTTTGTTGAGGGAATGATCAGCAGTGGCGTAGAACAGGCTGTGATAAGTCCAGGTTCTCGTTCTACACCTTTAGCACTATTATTACATCGACAAGAAAAAATCGAAACGTTTATTGAAGTTGATGAGCGTTCTGCAGCATTTTTTGCTTTAGGCTTAAGTAAAGCTAGCAGTAAACCAGTCGCTTTATTATGTACATCTGGAACAGCCGCTGCAAATTATTATCCAGCAATTTGCGAAGCAAGTGCTAGTCATGTTCCTTTGATCATTCTAACAACAGATCGACCACATGAATTACGGCAAGTAGGCGCGCCTCAAGCAATGGATCAATTCCATTTATTTCAAAGTCATGTAAAAGAATTTATAGAGATGGCGATTCCAGAAGGAACGAATGTGATGTTAGACTATGCGTATTGGCAAGGAATGCGAGTTACTGATACGGCTTGTCAAACACCAAAAGGTCCCATTCATTTGAATTTTCCATTACGTGAGCCGTTATTACCTGATTTAAATCAATCATTGAGCGTTGAAAGACAAACAGAAATTTTCGCTGGTCAAAAGCAACTATCAGAAGAACAGTTGCTTAAGTGTGTTGCTGCATGGCAAGAGAAAAAAGGAGTTTTAGTTGTAGGGGGAAGTCACACACTAGAAGAAGCTGAAGTATTTATTGAGTTGGCAGAAACATTGAATTGGCCGATTATTAGTGATCCTTTGGCAAATATTACTTCGTGTAGTAAAGACAGCTCTTTGATCATGAGCTATGCTGATCTATTTATCCAAGAAGTGGAAATGAAGCTGTATCCAGAGGTAGTCGTTCGTTTTGGGATGTTGCCTATTTCAAAAAATACGATGCTTTGGTTGCAATCACTTAATGAGACGACCACAATCTACTTTGTCGATGAAACAGGCGAATGGCAAGACCAACTAAAACAAACCCAAGTTGCGATCCAAGCAGAAGAACAAATATTTGCTGAGGCGATTACGGATAAAATTAAAACGAAAACTTCAGATTCATGGCGTAATCAATGGGTCGATTGGCAGGAAACAACAGAGCAACAATTAGCAGAACTAAGTGAAATGAAGACACTAAATGAAACGACTGCAAGTATTCTTGTTCATAAAAAAATGGCAAAAAATGGTCAATTATTTGTTTCAAACAGCAATGCGATACGTTTCTTAGACCGTTTTACGGCATCTGAAAATAATCATTATCATTTATTCGGTAATCGTGGAATCAATGGAATCGATGGGATCGTTTCAACTGCTTTGGGAATGTGCGCGATTAATCCAGATCGTCAGAATGTGTTGTTGATAGGTGATTTAGCTATGTATCACGATATGAATGGATTATTATTAGCAAAACGATACAATTTACCATTGACGATTGTTTTACTGAATAATAATGGCGGCGGCATTTTTTCATTTCTTTCACAACGTCAGTTGAGACCCGATGATTTTGAACCAATTTTTGGTACACCAATCGATTTGGATTTTTCTTTAGTTGCTCAATTATACGGAGCAGATTATGTAAAAGCTGAGAGTTTAGAACAGTTAGAATTAGTGTTGGAGGCGACACAAAAGCAACCGAAATTTCAAATGATTGAAGTTGTCGGTAATCGTCAGGAAAATGTGTTGCTATATGAAAAAGTTATTAGTGGATTGAAAGAAAAGCTAGGTAAAAAATAA
- the menH gene encoding 2-succinyl-6-hydroxy-2,4-cyclohexadiene-1-carboxylate synthase, which produces MNTTINGVTYYYEWLSVYKPDQPTLVCLHGFTGTSQTFTSVFQKKSDINILAIDLIGHGQTDCYVHPYRYQMDCLCQDIALLTEHLGIFQFSLLGYSMGARAALGFTHLFPQKIQQLILESGSPGLQSKSERIVRKCSDEHLASFIMSHPIEDFVDNWEQLPLFETQKRLSPKVQGTLRQERLSQRNFGLACSLWFMGTGVQPDFWQELNKIKIPTLLIVGELDLKFQDIAKKMQEKQPDLVIEVVQDAGHCIHLEKPQVFEKIVYTFLSSFTNQSLGK; this is translated from the coding sequence ATGAATACGACTATAAATGGTGTAACTTATTATTATGAATGGCTGTCTGTCTACAAACCAGACCAACCAACATTGGTTTGCCTACATGGATTTACTGGAACGAGTCAAACTTTCACATCAGTTTTTCAAAAAAAAAGTGATATAAATATTTTAGCGATTGATTTAATTGGTCATGGTCAAACGGATTGTTATGTTCACCCCTATCGTTATCAGATGGATTGCTTATGTCAGGATATAGCGTTATTGACCGAACACTTGGGTATATTTCAATTTTCTCTATTAGGCTATTCAATGGGCGCTAGAGCGGCTTTAGGTTTCACTCATCTATTTCCTCAGAAGATTCAGCAACTGATCTTAGAGAGTGGATCTCCGGGCTTACAGAGCAAGTCAGAAAGAATAGTGCGGAAATGTTCTGATGAACATTTAGCTAGTTTTATTATGAGCCATCCAATTGAAGACTTTGTTGACAATTGGGAACAGTTACCTCTTTTTGAGACTCAAAAAAGGTTATCGCCTAAAGTCCAAGGAACGCTTCGCCAAGAGCGATTATCCCAACGGAATTTTGGATTGGCGTGCAGTTTATGGTTTATGGGGACCGGAGTTCAGCCAGATTTTTGGCAGGAACTTAACAAGATAAAAATACCTACCCTTTTGATCGTAGGAGAACTAGATCTTAAATTCCAAGATATTGCCAAAAAAATGCAAGAAAAACAACCGGATTTGGTAATTGAAGTTGTGCAAGATGCTGGTCACTGTATTCATTTGGAAAAACCACAGGTATTTGAGAAAATTGTTTATACATTTTTGTCGAGCTTCACAAATCAATCCTTGGGAAAATAG
- the menC gene encoding o-succinylbenzoate synthase, which translates to MKIHRIDRYCVRLPLRIPFVTSYGRLTEKAFDILVVTDELGNCGLGELVPFEQPDYIEETIDTARIIIEKHLIPLMTNSDIQHPKEVSTLFDEVKGNQMAKSSLETAIWDLYAKRKGKSLKEYFYDTRERIPVGVSVGIQTDLTKLTDQIGKYVEQGYQRVKLKIRPGYDLEPIEAIRQEFPDILLMVDANSAYTIKDISYLKQLDAYNLAMIEQPFAANDFLDHAQLQKEIKTDICLDENIRTLKDCELAFALGSCRAINLKIPRVGGITEAMKIVDFCKEKGLFVWLGGMFESGVGRALNLQFASQKIFTFPGDISASDRYYFEDILSEPIVIQNGEISVPNGQGIGISLSKEKLLKYGTLETIYTK; encoded by the coding sequence TTGAAAATTCACCGTATTGATCGTTACTGTGTTCGATTGCCGTTGAGGATTCCTTTTGTAACGAGTTACGGTCGTCTAACAGAGAAAGCTTTTGATATTTTGGTAGTGACAGACGAATTAGGTAACTGTGGTCTGGGCGAGTTAGTTCCATTTGAGCAGCCAGATTACATAGAAGAGACAATCGATACAGCTCGAATAATCATTGAAAAACATTTGATTCCGTTAATGACAAATAGTGATATTCAACATCCTAAAGAAGTATCGACTTTATTTGATGAAGTAAAAGGCAATCAAATGGCTAAATCTAGCCTTGAAACAGCGATTTGGGATTTATATGCTAAACGAAAGGGCAAAAGCCTAAAAGAATATTTTTATGATACTAGAGAAAGAATCCCAGTCGGTGTCAGTGTGGGAATTCAGACCGATCTAACTAAGTTAACCGATCAAATTGGAAAATATGTTGAACAGGGTTATCAAAGGGTCAAACTAAAAATTCGTCCAGGATATGATTTAGAACCAATCGAAGCCATTAGACAAGAATTTCCTGATATTTTGCTGATGGTAGATGCCAACTCAGCCTATACCATTAAGGATATCTCCTACTTAAAGCAACTAGATGCCTATAATTTGGCAATGATCGAACAACCTTTTGCTGCAAATGATTTTCTGGATCATGCACAGTTGCAAAAGGAAATAAAAACAGATATTTGTTTAGATGAAAATATTCGAACGCTTAAAGATTGTGAGCTAGCATTTGCTTTGGGGAGTTGTCGAGCAATCAATTTAAAGATTCCTAGAGTAGGTGGAATTACAGAAGCTATGAAAATAGTTGATTTTTGTAAAGAAAAAGGGCTGTTTGTTTGGCTTGGAGGAATGTTTGAATCTGGTGTAGGAAGAGCTTTGAATCTACAATTTGCTTCTCAAAAAATATTTACTTTTCCTGGAGATATCTCCGCTTCTGATCGTTATTACTTTGAGGATATCCTGAGTGAACCAATTGTAATTCAAAACGGTGAAATCAGTGTTCCAAATGGTCAAGGAATCGGCATTTCTTTATCCAAAGAAAAATTATTAAAATATGGTACTTTAGAAACTATATATACTAAATAA
- a CDS encoding AMP-binding protein produces the protein MNQLLEYQPLNLYTNYFEAARNTPEISIIHDELLPAFPELGTNYTYQLSHDAILNRAYQLASLGVKAEDKIIIFKSPKFDTYLLAVAASYLGAVPAMISYHFPAETIDVFVDRLEDPFILFDDETAEKVAHVKNSSQEKQISVQKLLQSPAKKVSQVELPKDAIAYMTHTSGTTGIPKLICHSANSMGWRTKWQKTIFTKIAEKKIVGFHISPVHSRFNIGISSLMAMGFPMMPLSISNSDSVSKMLVKHQPIALETHPNNFVQWTSMAKKQPESFASVRYYHSTFDAINNATMGSFLKASEKNQPIFLQVYGQSECGPMILKAHTLDSLKTSDARDMGVGLEGLTEARIADKEGNVLPAMTDGHIQFLSKGRALTYYKEDDRFQATVFGPWWDSGDYGFIDENGHLFLKDRQVDLIEKIDSNLAIEDHLLDALDFLQEVIIVRAKDNSPQPILAVDPKQGMDWDAWWEQVADLPHLNKPIIMDWDEIPRTATMKVQRLQIEKALKEKE, from the coding sequence TTGAATCAACTGTTAGAATACCAACCACTCAACTTATACACAAATTATTTTGAGGCTGCACGTAATACCCCAGAAATTTCTATTATTCATGATGAACTTCTACCAGCTTTTCCTGAACTTGGCACTAATTATACTTATCAACTAAGTCACGACGCAATTTTAAATCGCGCCTATCAATTAGCTAGTTTAGGTGTAAAGGCTGAGGATAAAATCATCATTTTCAAGAGCCCAAAATTCGATACGTATTTGTTAGCAGTTGCCGCTTCTTATTTAGGCGCTGTTCCTGCAATGATTTCTTATCATTTTCCCGCAGAAACGATTGATGTTTTTGTTGATCGCTTGGAAGACCCTTTTATTCTATTTGATGATGAAACAGCAGAAAAAGTAGCACATGTGAAAAATAGTTCACAAGAAAAACAAATTTCAGTCCAAAAACTTTTGCAATCACCTGCTAAAAAAGTTTCCCAAGTAGAGTTACCTAAGGATGCTATTGCATACATGACACATACATCCGGAACAACTGGTATTCCTAAATTAATCTGTCACTCCGCAAATTCTATGGGCTGGCGAACAAAGTGGCAAAAAACAATTTTCACAAAAATTGCAGAAAAGAAGATTGTTGGTTTCCACATTTCACCAGTGCACTCCCGCTTTAATATAGGTATTTCTTCTTTAATGGCAATGGGCTTTCCTATGATGCCTTTATCAATATCAAATAGTGATTCTGTTTCAAAAATGTTAGTAAAACATCAACCAATTGCTCTTGAGACTCACCCAAACAATTTTGTTCAGTGGACATCTATGGCAAAAAAACAACCTGAATCCTTTGCAAGTGTCCGTTATTACCACTCCACTTTTGATGCCATCAACAACGCAACAATGGGAAGTTTCTTAAAAGCTTCAGAAAAGAATCAACCGATTTTCCTTCAAGTTTATGGACAAAGTGAATGCGGACCTATGATTTTAAAAGCTCATACGTTAGACTCTCTAAAAACATCTGATGCTCGTGACATGGGTGTTGGTTTAGAAGGATTAACTGAAGCTCGAATCGCGGATAAAGAGGGTAACGTACTACCTGCTATGACAGACGGACACATCCAATTCTTATCTAAAGGCCGTGCTTTAACGTACTATAAAGAAGACGACCGTTTCCAAGCAACCGTCTTTGGTCCTTGGTGGGATAGCGGTGACTATGGTTTTATAGATGAAAATGGTCATTTATTCCTGAAAGATCGCCAAGTTGATTTAATAGAGAAAATCGATAGTAATTTAGCAATCGAAGACCATTTATTGGATGCTCTGGATTTCCTTCAGGAAGTAATCATTGTTAGAGCAAAAGATAACTCTCCTCAGCCAATTTTAGCAGTTGATCCAAAACAAGGAATGGATTGGGATGCTTGGTGGGAACAAGTTGCTGATTTACCGCATCTAAACAAGCCGATTATTATGGATTGGGATGAGATTCCTCGCACTGCAACAATGAAAGTACAACGATTACAGATCGAAAAAGCATTGAAAGAAAAAGAATGA
- the rpsF gene encoding 30S ribosomal protein S6: MSQATNYEIMYIIRPNIDEEAKTALVERFDTILKDNGAEVIESKDWEKRRLAYEMNGFREGIYHIVKVSSPSTAGAINEFDRLAKINDDIIRHMIIKEEA; the protein is encoded by the coding sequence ATGAGTCAAGCTACGAATTATGAAATTATGTACATTATTCGTCCGAACATTGATGAAGAAGCAAAAACTGCTTTAGTAGAACGTTTCGACACAATCTTAAAAGATAACGGAGCAGAAGTTATCGAATCAAAAGATTGGGAAAAACGCCGCTTAGCATATGAAATGAACGGATTCCGTGAAGGCATCTATCATATCGTTAAAGTATCTTCTCCATCAACTGCAGGAGCAATCAATGAATTTGATCGTCTTGCTAAAATCAATGACGATATTATCCGTCACATGATTATCAAGGAAGAAGCATAA
- the ssb gene encoding single-stranded DNA-binding protein: MINNVVLVGRLTKDPDLRYTSSGSAVATFTLAVNRNFTNANGNREADFINCVIWRKPAETMANYARKGTLLGVTGRIQTRNYENQQGQRVYVTEVVCENFQLLESRSASEQRQTTDGSDSTPTYNAGGGSFQQSQNNNFSGQNNFNQSSSQSNNNGMPDFDRDSDPFSGSGSTIDISDDDLPF; the protein is encoded by the coding sequence ATGATTAACAACGTTGTATTAGTTGGAAGACTAACAAAAGATCCGGATTTACGATATACATCTAGTGGTTCTGCAGTTGCGACATTTACTCTAGCAGTAAACCGTAACTTTACGAATGCAAATGGAAATCGTGAAGCAGATTTTATTAACTGTGTGATTTGGCGTAAACCTGCTGAAACAATGGCAAACTACGCGCGCAAAGGTACATTATTAGGCGTAACTGGTCGTATTCAAACTAGAAATTATGAGAATCAACAAGGTCAACGTGTATACGTGACGGAAGTTGTATGTGAAAATTTCCAGTTGTTAGAGTCTCGTTCTGCATCAGAGCAAAGACAAACAACAGATGGATCAGATTCAACACCAACTTATAATGCTGGCGGCGGAAGTTTCCAACAATCACAGAACAATAATTTTTCAGGACAAAACAATTTTAATCAATCATCCTCTCAGTCTAACAATAACGGTATGCCTGATTTTGATAGAGATTCTGACCCATTTAGTGGATCAGGTTCAACTATCGACATTTCAGATGATGATTTACCATTCTAA
- the rpsR gene encoding 30S ribosomal protein S18 has product MAQQRRGGRKRRKVDYIAANHIEYIDYKDIELLKKFISERGKILPRRVTGTGAKNQRKLTIAIKRARIMGLLPFVGEEQ; this is encoded by the coding sequence ATGGCACAACAAAGAAGAGGCGGACGTAAACGTCGTAAAGTCGATTATATCGCTGCTAACCATATTGAATATATTGATTATAAAGATATCGAATTATTAAAAAAATTCATTTCTGAACGTGGGAAAATTTTGCCACGTCGTGTAACAGGTACTGGCGCTAAGAACCAACGCAAATTAACAATTGCAATCAAACGTGCACGTATCATGGGCTTATTACCATTTGTTGGTGAAGAGCAATAA